The genomic window TAAAACCGATAACTAGCGCTACTCCTGTAAACTTAATCATCTGACTTAAAGATAATATCTGCATAGTATGTTTCCTCACTCCAGTCTGGTTAATTCTTTAATACTATAGTTGATGTTGTCAGCTCTTCAATACTTGTTATGCTAAAAAATAAGCTAGAACCTAATAATCTATGAATAATTGTAAAAAGATATAGCTCTAAACCTTAACTAGCTTGACCTGTAGAGATTATTTCTTGTTTGCTGTAAACCTAGTAAATATAATTTTAGGTGAATTTTACAGCCATGATCAAGAAAAGAGGGATAAAAGTTATGACAGAGCTTCTAAATTTAAAAGGTGTATTAGTTACATCACAGCGTATTCATAATGGAATTGGTATTATCTTACAAACGGAATCAATAGAATCCTATAGCCTCTGTCCTCGTTGTTGTACAAAAAGCGAAAAGATACATCAAAACCATCGCCATATTATTAAAGATTTACCTTTTGGAGAGCAGCCAGTATTCTTAGAAATAAATAGACGACAATTTAAGTGTTCTAGGTGTCAAAAGCCATTTAGTGAAGAGTTGGATTATGTAGGAAAAAAGAGAACTTACACAAAACGATTAGCACAACAAATAATCCAAGAGGTTTTAGAAAACGATATTCACAGTGTAGCGTCAAAGGGTATAGTCACCACCGAAGAAATAGAACGGATGTTAAAAGATGCCTCATCAGAACTATGTGATTCAAAACCATCCAACTTAAAAAGACTTGGAATTGACGAAATTGCTCTAGTGTTAAAGCTCATAGAAGTTAAAGAAGTATCTCTGAGCTTGAAAGAAATGCACGAATTAAAAGAAAAAATCAGAAAAATATTTAATAAAACTGATGATTGGTATACAGGAGTTTTTAAAATAGGAATGTGGTTATCTAGAGCTAAAAAATACTTTCTTCGCAGCCACAATACTTTTATTGGCTGGTTTGATGAAATAATCGCTTACTTTGATAATGGAACAACAAGCGGTACTGTAGAAGGAATTAATAACAAACTTAAACTTATTAAACGCTCTGGATATGGATTCAGAAATTTTGATAACTTTAGGATTAGATGTTTGCTGAACTGGACTTAATTTATTAGTTTGGCATAACAATTACTGAAGAACCAATATTGTTTGTAAAATCAAGTATCAAGTTAATATCGTTTATTATAAAATCAATCCCTAAATTATAAATGTCTTGTCTATTTGCTGTCTCTGGATAAGTCAAAAAAAGCATAATTTTGTACGTTTCTATATCTGCTTTCCTCCACTTCTTTGCTACTAATAATTCTTGAAGCTTACGATATCTACAGTCTAATTCGGATATTAATTGATTTGTAGACATTAATAATTTTAGATTAGAAACATTGTGTTGATTTTGGTGTAATTAGTGCAAATATTTAATTAACGTAATTATAAATTAATTATTGAAGCTCGAAGATCGCACTTTATCCCATCAAAAAATTGCCTATTCCTGCACTACCTCAAACAAATCTTCTATCAATACATCAAAGGTTCTAGCTAATTTTTGCAAAGAAGTAACGTCTATTGTTGCAAGTCCCGGCGATTTTGCATAGTTTTTGACTGTAGTGTAGGGAATCCCCGAACGCTCTGAAACTTCTTTGATCGTCCATCCTTTTTCAGCAGCGTACTCCCGAATCCGCAACCTGACCAAGCCCATTGTTGACGAAAAGCCCAATATTGGTCTTTAATAATTTAATAGTTTAAAAAGCGATCGCCCGTGTCTGACCAACTAAGTGCGATCGCCTTACACAAACCCCATTTTATGGGACTTACCCAACAGGATACCAACAGAACACAAAGAAGCCAAGTATATTAATCCACTAGAGCGTTTTGTGACAGTGGAGGCGATCGCCTTACTATTAAAAGTGGATGCTGCTCAAATTAAATACATTCGCTGCTGGGCGCGTGTAGTCTTGGTAGTAGGGGTAAGATTTAGTAGATTTGTTAGTTATGCCGATTTACCGCCAATTGTAGCCGTAGAAGCGCCAAATACTGCCGATATTATCCGATGGCGATCGCGATGGAACAAAAATACTCGCCAAGCACCCCAGTTTTGGTTAGAATTTTATAAGCAAAAGTTTGAG from Synechocystis sp. PCC 7509 includes these protein-coding regions:
- a CDS encoding ISL3 family transposase, whose product is MIKKRGIKVMTELLNLKGVLVTSQRIHNGIGIILQTESIESYSLCPRCCTKSEKIHQNHRHIIKDLPFGEQPVFLEINRRQFKCSRCQKPFSEELDYVGKKRTYTKRLAQQIIQEVLENDIHSVASKGIVTTEEIERMLKDASSELCDSKPSNLKRLGIDEIALVLKLIEVKEVSLSLKEMHELKEKIRKIFNKTDDWYTGVFKIGMWLSRAKKYFLRSHNTFIGWFDEIIAYFDNGTTSGTVEGINNKLKLIKRSGYGFRNFDNFRIRCLLNWT
- a CDS encoding helix-turn-helix domain-containing protein codes for the protein MGFSSTMGLVRLRIREYAAEKGWTIKEVSERSGIPYTTVKNYAKSPGLATIDVTSLQKLARTFDVLIEDLFEVVQE
- a CDS encoding GUN4 domain-containing protein; its protein translation is MSTNQLISELDCRYRKLQELLVAKKWRKADIETYKIMLFLTYPETANRQDIYNLGIDFIINDINLILDFTNNIGSSVIVMPN